A portion of the Oncorhynchus clarkii lewisi isolate Uvic-CL-2024 chromosome 27, UVic_Ocla_1.0, whole genome shotgun sequence genome contains these proteins:
- the LOC139386223 gene encoding serine palmitoyltransferase small subunit B-like: MLSVLCVCLFVSIMCPLLPLSLPSSSFLSFSPPFIYLFLSLLSSYHSSPPSLSLLSRSLCSFLCPYLSHPYPDHWSSMRMDFKYLKEYLGWLYYQYLLITSIYVLEPWEQSIFNSVFFSSVAMVIYTSYAFVPVHVRLALKFFSGICGEQPESTMALIN, from the coding sequence ATGTTGTCTgtcttgtgtgtttgtttgtttgtgtccatTATGTGTCCCCTGCTGCCATTATCACTGccatcctcctcctttctctctttctcccctccctttatttatctctttctctctctcctatcttcctatcactcctctcctccttccctctctcttttatctcgctctctctgttcctTTCTCTGCCCTTACCTCTCCCATCCTTACCCTGACCACTGGAGCAGCATGAGGATGGACTTTAAATACTTGAAGGAATACCTGGGCTGGCTGTACTACCAGTACCTGCTCATCACAAGCATATATGTGCTTGAGCCCTGGGAGCAGTCCATCTTCAACTCTGTCTTCTTCTCCTCCGTGGCCATGGTCATCTACACCTCCTACGCCTTCGTGCCTGTACATGTGCGCCTGGCACTCAAGTTCTTCTCCGGGATCTGTGGGGAACAGCCAGAGAGCACCATGGCACTCATAAACTAA
- the LOC139385473 gene encoding 60S ribosomal export protein NMD3-like, with product MRQRFGNSKQLHSGKREERTGSFCHQEVQCRHHPAHPFQFVLEKRGGSQRVGELTFFLTATSKPFIMEYMQAPASSSQGNILCCTCGIPIPPNPANMCVSCLRTTVDISEGIPKQVNLHFCKQCERYLQPPASWVQCALESRELLALCLKKLKGNMTKVRLIDAGFLWTEPHSKRIKLKVTIQKEVMNGAILQQVFVVEFVIQGQMCDDCHRVEAKDFWNSVVQVRQKTSHKKTFYYLEQLILKHKLHQNALNIKEIHEGIDFYYATKQHAQKMVDFLQCTVPCRSKTSQRLISHDIHSNTFNYKSTYSIEIVPVCKDNVVCLSPRLAQSLGNMGQVCVCARVTSTIHLIDPNTLQIAEVDGGTYWRNPFNSLVSPRQLEEFIVMDTDVIRNQKLRAGAGIRSNKHTLAEVWVQKTSEMDTAQQYHCRTHLGHLLNIGDLVQGFDFANSNVNDEFLNKMNPSHIPDVVLIKKSYNRSKRVKRRNWKLKEMDKDREGMAPEDERQYQDFLEDLEEDEALRKNVNIFRDASKIPVESDTDDEGAPRISLMEMLEDLSLADATGGEGADMLTE from the exons ATGAGGCAAAGGTTTGGGAACTCTAAG CAACTGCACTCAGGCAAAAGAGAGGAACGGACTGGGTCCTTTTGCCACCAGGAAGTACAATGTCGTCATCATCCTGCTCATCCTTTCCAGTTTGTGTTGGAGAAACGTGGAGGTTCGCAACGTGTAGGTGAACTAACATTCT TTCTCACTGCTACATCCAAGCCATTTATAATGGAGTACATGCAAGCTCCTGCTTCGAGCAGTCAGGGGAACAT cctgTGCTGTACCTGTGGCATCCCCATCCCTCCAAACCCAGCCAACATGTGTGTGTCTTGCCTCAGGACCACAGTGGACATCTCTGAGGGAATCCCCAAGCAAGTCAACCTGCACTTCTGCAAGCAGTGTGAACG GTACTTGCAGCCTCCAGCCTCCTGGGTGCAGTGTGCTCTGGAGTCCAGGGAACTGCTCGCCCTCTGCCTTAAAAAACTGAAGGGCAACATGACCAAA GTGCGTCTGATCGATGCTGGATTCCTGTGGACGGAACCCCACTCCAAGCGGATCAAGTTGAAGGTGACCATACAGaaagag GTGATGAACGGAGCCATCCTGCAGCAGGTGTTTGTGGTGGAGTTTGTCATCCAGGGCCAGATGTGTGACGACTGCCACCGTGTCGAGGCCAAGGACTTCTGGAACTCTGTGGTGCAAGTCAGACAGAAG ACTTCTCACAAGAAGACCTTCTACTACCTGGAGCAGCTGATTCTCAAGCACAAACTCCATCAGAACGCACTCAACATCAAGGAGATCCATG AGGGTATTGATTTCTACTATGCCACCAAGCAGCATGCTCAGAAGATGGTGGATTTTCTCCAGTGCACAGTCCCCTGCAG GTCAAAGACTTCCCAGCGCCTCATCTCCCATgacatccactcaaacacattcaACTACAAGAGCACCTACTCCATTGAGATTGTTCCTGTTTGCAAG GACAACGTGGTGTGTCTGTCGCCGCGTCTGGCTCAGAGCCTGGGGAACatgggccaggtgtgtgtgtgcgcccgagTCACCAGCACCATCCACCTGATCGATCCAAACACCCTgcaga TCGCTGAGGTGGATGGGGGCACATACTGGCGCAACCCCTTCAACAGCCTCGTTAGCCCACGGCAACTGGAGGAGTTCATCGTCATGGATACTGACGTCATCAGGAACCAGAAGCTGAGGGCGGGAGCAGGCATAAGGTCCAATAAG CACACTCTGGCTGAGGTGTGGGTGCAGAAGACCTCCGAGATGGACACGGCTCAGCAGTACCACTGTCGCACCCATCTGGGCCACCTGCTCAACATAGGAGACCTGGTGCAGGG CTTTGACTTTGCCAATTCCAACGTTAATGACGAGTTTCTGAACAAGATGAACCCTAGTCATATTCCTGACGTG GTGCTGATTAAGAAGAGCTACAACCGCAGCAAGAGGGTGAAGCGCAGGAACTGGAAGCTGAAGGAGATGGACAAAGACAGAGAGGGCATGGCGCCTGAAGACGAGAG ACAATACCAGGACTTCCTAGAGGACCTGGAGGAAGACGAAGCCCTGAGAAAGAACGTCAACATCTTCAGAG ATGCGTCTAAGATCCCAGTGGAGAGTGACACGGATGACGAGGGTGCTCCTCGGATCTCTCtgatggagatgctggaggaCCTCAGCCTAGCAGACGCCACCGGGGGAGAGGGAGCCGACATGCTGACCGAATAG